A window of Streptomyces profundus genomic DNA:
CCCCAGTCGCGCGCCGCCGTGCGCTCCGCCTCGGCGAGGACCTGCCGGCCGAGGCCCGCGCCTTGCAGCCCGGGGCGCACGGCGAACATCCCGAAGTAGGCGGTGCGTGGCCCGCCCTGGTCGGCGGGCGGCTCGCGCAGCTGGCAGCAGGCCACCAGCTCCCCGTCCCGCCAGGCGGTGAGCAGCCGGCTCCCCGGGTCCGCGACCAGCTCGCGCACGGCGTCGGCGTCGGTGCGGCGGCCGTCCAGCAGATCCGCCTCGGTGGTCCAGCCGGCGCGGCTGGCCTCGCCCCGGTAGGCGGATTCGACCAACGCCACCAGGGCCGGGACGTCCGCCTCGTTCGCCTCGCTGAAGATCAGCTCCGTTGTCGCGGTCACAGCGCAGCATCCTAGTTCCACACGTCCCCACCTCCGCGCGCCCCCGCGCTCCCATGCGCCGCCGTGGGGGGACGCGGCATCGGGCAGCCTCTGCGCGGAGGTCGCCGTCGAGACCGCGCGGAGGTGGGCGATGCACGGGCCCGTGCTGGTGAACTGGCTGCTGGTGGTGGTCTGCGGCGCGACGGGCGGCTACTGCCTGGCGCGGCTGCGGCGGGCCGCTCCCGGCGAGCGGCAGGGCCGGGGGCTTGAGGCCGCGATGGGGCTCGGCATGGCGCTGATGGCGCTGTCGATGGCCGGCGGCGTCGCCGGGGCCGCGCCCCCGTCCTGGCTGCTCGTCGCCCTGGCGGCGGCGAGCACGCTGGGCGCGGCGCTGCCGCTCGGCGCCGGCGCGCGCCACCGGGCGCACCATCTGGTGGAGGGCGCCGCGATGCTCGCGATGGCGTGGGCCATGGCCGGGGGACATCCGGGACACGGGCCACCGGGGTGGGCGGGGCCCGCGCTGGTCTACTTCGGGCTCTACGCGCTGCGGGCCGCGCCCCGCCTGCTGCCGCTGCCGGCCGGGACGGCGGCGGGGTCGGCGGTGGGGACAGCGGTGGGGACAGCGGCCGGGACAGGGGCCGCCGGGGACGGGCAGCGGCCGGACGAGGTGGGCGCGGCCTGTCGACTCGCCCTGTCCTTGGGGATGTTCACCATGGTGCTGGCCGGGTGAGGCGTTGCTCACGCCGGCGGCCCCGGGGGACGCCCGGCCGCCGGCGGCGTTCTAGGCTGGGCTCATGGTGATCACCATCACGCTCCTGGTGCTGGGCGCGCTCACCGCGGCGATGGCGCCGCGCGTGGTGGCCCGTGGTTCCTGGTCGGATCGCGAACCGGTCCTGGCCCTGTGGATGTGGCAGTGCGTGGTGGCCGCCGTGCTGCTGTGCTGTGTGCTGGCGATGGCGCTGTCCGGCGCCGCCGCCTGGCGGGCCGTGCACGGCGGGGTGTTCGCGCCGGCTCCCGCGGTGGTGGTGGACGCCTACGCGCTGCCGCCCGACGGCGACAGGTGGGCCGCCCTGATCGCGTTGGCGCTGGCCTTCGGCGGCCTGTGGACGGCCGTGGCGCTCACCCGCGAGGTGCGCCGGGCCAGGGCGGGGCGGCGGCGGCGCCGCGCCGAGCTGCTGGCCCGTTCCCCCCGGCTGCCGGGCGAGGAGTCCGGATCGGCCGAGCGGCTGGTCGTGTGGGAGGACGAGCGCCCGGACGCGTGGCTGCTGCCCGGCACGCCGCCGAGGCTGGTGATCACCACCGCGGCGCTCCGTCGCCTGAACCGGCGGCAGTTGGACGCGGTGTTGGCGCATGAGCGCGGGCACGCGCTGGCGCGTCACCACTGGCTCCAGCACTGCGCCGGCGCGCTGGCCGGCGGCTTCCCCGGGGTGCCGGTGTTCGCCGCGTTCCAGGCGCAGGTGCACCGGCTCGTCGAGCTGTCGGCCGACGACATGGCCTCCCGCCGGTTCGGCCGGATGACGACGGCGCTGGCGCTGGTCGGGCTGAACGAGGGGCGTGGGGTCTTCTCCCACGCGTCGGAGCACGCCGAGGTGCCGCAGCGGGTGAGTCGGCTGCTGGCCCCGGAGCGCCGGCTGTCCCCCGCGCGGCGGTTGCGGCTGACGGCGGCGGTGACGCTGGTGCCGGCGGTGCCGCTGCTGGTGGCGTTCGCGCCGGGTCTCTCCGCCCTCACCGGCTGAGCTTCGGCTGGTGGCCCGGGGGCGGGCCGGGAGAGGATCGGGGCATGACGATCTCGGGTGTGCTCTTCGACTTCTCCGGGACGCTGCTGCGCGTCGAGCCGACCCTGGACTGGCTGCGGGTGGGGCTCGACCGGGTGGGGGTGAGCCTGCCGGCGGCGGAGACGCGGCGACGCGCGGCCGAGCTGGAACGGGTCGGCGCGCTGCCCGGCGGTTCGGAGCCCGATGAGGTGCCGCCCGGCCTGCGCGAGCTGTGGGAGGTGCGGGACCGCGACCCCTCGGGCCATCGCGAGCTGTATGTGACGCTGGCCAGGCAGGTGCCGCTGCCGGGGGCGCCCGAGGTGTACGACGCGCTCTACGACCGGCACAGGGAGCCGGACGCCTGGCGCGAGTACCCGGACACCCGCCCGGTGCTGCGCGCGTTGCGGGAACGCGGCCTGCGGGTCGCCGTGGTGAGCAACATCGGCTGGGACTTGCGGCCGGTCTTCCGGGAGCACGGCCTGCTGGAGCTGGTCGACGCGTTCGCGCTGAGCTATGAACACGGGGTGCAGAAGCCCGATCCCGCGCTGTTCGCCCACGCCTGCGCGGCGCTCGGGGTGGCGCCCGAGCGGGCGCTGATGGTGGGGGACAGCCCCCGCGCGGACGGCGGGGCGACGGCGTTGGGCTGCGCGGTGCACCTGGTGCGGCATCTGCCGGTGGACGAACGCCCCAAGGATCTGCTGCCCGTCCTGGATCTGGTGCGTTGAGCCGGGAGCGTCGCCCGAGGGATCGGGGCGCCGGCTCGGGACCATCGGGGCGTCGGCTCGGGAAAGGAGTCGGCGGCGGTATCGGACGGTCCCCCGCGCCGCCCGATACCGCCGCCGGACTGATCGCAGCCGACCCGGGCCGAGGTCAGGTGCCCGGCTGAGTATATTGGCTGTGAGCCAGTCAACAGGAGCCCAGCATGTCGCCTCGCAGCGCATCGGTCAATGAGGAGATGCGCCGTCGTTCCCGCGAGAGGCTGCTCCAGGCCGCCGTCGAGCTGGTCGCCGAACGCGGTTACGAGGCCACGACCTTGGGTGATATCGCGGATCGCGCGGGCGCGGCCCGGGGCTTGATCTCGTACTACTTTCCGGGAAAACGTCAACTGTTGCAGTCGGCGGTGCACCGTCTGATGCACCGCAGGCTCTCCTCGACGCTGGATCGGGATCCGCGGCCCGAGGGGGAGGACGCCGGTCGGGAGCTGATGGCGCGCGCCATCGACGCGATCCTGGGGCTGGCCGAGGAGCAACCGGTGTTGATGCGGGCGCACATGGCCGGGCTGCTCCAGTGCGAGGGCTTCATCCAGTGCGCCGAGCAACAGCGGCTGGCCCTTCTGCTGCGGAACACGGTGGTCGAGTTCGGCTCGGCCGATCCGGACGGCGACTACCCGATGCTGCGTGCCCTGCTGATGGGCGCGGTGGTGGCCCAGCTGCTGCCGGGCGCGCCGATGTCGTCCGCTCGGCTGCGGGCGGAGCTGTTCGCCCGCTTCGACCTGTCCTGGCGGTTGGGCATCCCGCCGAGCGAGTCGCCGCCCGGCGGGATGCCCAGGCCACGGGTGTCCCCGTAGCGCGGGCTCAGCGGTAGGTGGGTTGGGTCTGCGCGTTCAGCTCGTGCAGCCGCACCCGGCGGGCCGGATCGGTGCGCCGGTCGTCGATGCGCAGGACGTCCAGGCCCTTCTGGTCGTTGGAGTACACATGGCCGTTGTAGTAGTAGGCCGACCAGGAGCCGCCGAAGGAGAGCTGCTCGCCGTTGACGGGGCCGCGTTCGAAGTAGCCGATCTCCCGGGGCCGCCGCGAGTCGGTGAACTCCCAGAAGGAGACGCCGCCCTGGTACCAGGACTGGACCATGATGTCCCGGCCGGGCACCGGGATCAGGGAGCCGTTGTGGGCCACGCAGTTCTCGGTCTCCGCCTGGTGGCGCGGGATCTTGAAGTAGCTCTGGAAGCTCAGCCGGCGGTGTTCGCCCCGGCCCTCGACGTGGTAGATCCCGTTGGCGCCGAACTCCTCGCCGGTGCGGGCGTCGCAGGTCGCGCCGCTGCCGCCGCCGAGTTCGTCGGTGAAGACGATCTTCCTTCCGTCCTGGCTGAAGGTCGCCGAGTGCCAGAAGGCGAAGTGTTCGACGTCCCGCACCCGGTCCAGCACGCGGGGCGCGGCGGGGCGGGAGATGTCCAACAGGATGCCGTCGCCCATGCAGGCGCCGGCGGCCAGGTCGAGGGCGGGGTAGGCGGTGATGTCGTGGCAGCCGCTGGTGGCCGATCCGTCCTCGTCGCCGGGGAACCCGCCGTCGGGGAAGAGCACCTCGAAGCTGGCGAGCGCGGCCCGCTCGGGGGCGTGCTTGGGCACCTTGACGATGGAGATCCCGTCGTGCGGGGGCTGGCAGTCGGGGAAGGTCTGGTTGGGCCCGTAGGAGGAGACATAGACGTAGACGTCGCGCCGGTCGGGCACCAGCGTGTGGGTGTGGGAGCCGCAGGCCGTCTCGACGGCGGAGACATAGCGGGGGGCGCGCAGGTCGCTGATGTCGAAGACGCGGATGCCCTCCCAGGAGTCGGCCTCGGTGGCCGGCTGGGGCTCGCTGGCGCAGGAGTCGTCGGACCGTGAGGAGTCGACGGACAGGAAGAGCAGGTCCCCGGAGACCGAGATGTCGTTCTGCGAGCCCGGGCAGAGCACCCGGGTGACGATCTCGGGCGCGCTGGGCCGGCTGATGTCGTACACCACGAAGCCGTCGTAGTTCCCGGCGAACGCGTACGTGCCCTGGAAGGCGATATCCGTGTTGGTGCTGGTGAGGCCCTCGGAGCGCGGGATGTTGGCGAGGTGGGTGACGTTGTCGCTGTGCGCGATCTCGTCGACGCCCGGTATCTCGCCGCTGGCGATGGCCGCTTCGACCGCCCGCCGGTCGCTCTCGGAGATGTCCTCGGTCGGCGGGGGCTCGTCGCCCGGATCCGGCGTCGCCGCGGCGGGATGGGCCACCAGCAGGGCCACCACCAGGCCGAACAGGACCGCGAGCACACCGAGGCGCCCTTGTCGTCGACGGAGCCTGTGCCACGATGTCACTGGACGTTCTCCCTCAATCCTCGGACGGGGCGGTGCGGTTGCCCCGTCATGCATACCCCTCACCCCGCTATTTACATGAGCACGTCAATATGGGTAACAGGAATGTCATACGCCGCAACAGGAGGACCCGTTGACGGACCGCCCACGCCCCGGATCCCGCTCCCCCCTGGTCGCGCTGGTCACTCTGGTGGCCGTCGCGCTGGCGACGGTCGCCCTGTCCGGCTGTAGCGGCGGCGCGGCCTCGGCGGCCGACGAGGGCCCGCCGGTGGTGGCGCCGGGCGCGCCGGGCGAACCGGCCGAGACGCTGAGCGCCGATGAGGCCGCCGAGCGGGCCCCGGGCGAACGCCCGCCGGGGCCGGCCGACCTCACCTATATGGACGGCATGGTGGAGCACCACGGGCAGGCGCTGGTGATGACCGAACTCGCCCTGGAACACGCCGAATCGGACGATGTGCGCCGGCTGGCGGAGCGGATCGAGGCCGCCCAGACGCCGGAGATCGAGGTGATGCGCGCCTGGCTGGAGCGGCACGACGACCTGGCGCACGGACCGGGCGAGAACCACGGCGAGCACGGGGACCACGCCGAGCACGGGGGCATGGCCGGGATGGCGTCGGCCGAGGAGTTGGCGCGGCTGGCCGACGCCAGGGGCGCCGACTTCGACCAGCTCTTCCTCACCCTGATGGTCCGCCACCACGAGGGAGCGGTCACCATGGCCGCCGCCGTGCTGGGCGAGACCACCGACGAGGACGTGGAACGGCTGGCCACCGATGTGATCGCCAGCCAGTCGTCGGAGATCGCACGGATGGCCGACCTGCGCTGAGGCGCACCGGCCCCCGCGTGGGGCTCGCCAGGCCGGCCGCGCGGTGGGATGCTGGAGGGGAGTCCGCGCCCGATGCTCCACGTCCGAAGCGAGCGGCAGGGGGTTCGCCATGGTGCGCATCGCAGTGGTCGGTTCCGGTCCCAGTGGCGTGTACACCGCCCAGGCGCTGCTCGACCAGCACCCGGGCGCGGAGCTGCGCGTCGATGTGCTGGACCGGCTGCCCTGTCCCTACGGCCTGGTGCGCTACGGGGTGGCCCCCGACCACCAGAAGATCAAGTCCCTACAGGCCACGCTGCGGCGTGTGCTGGAGGATCCCCGGGTCCGTTTCCTCGGGAACGTCCCGGTGGGCGCCGACGGGGTGCGCGCGGAGCGGCTGCGCGCGCTCTACGGCGCGGTGGTGTACTGCGTGGGCGCGGCGAGGGACCGGCGCCTCGGGATCCCGGGCGAGGAGCTGGCCGGCAGCTGGTCGGCCACCGACTTCGTCTCCTGGTACAGCGGCCATCCGGACGCGCCCCGGCTGGAGTTGCCCGGGCACACGCGTTCGGCCGTGGTGATCGGCGCGGGCAATGTCGCGCTCGACGTGGCCCGGATGCTGGCCCGCACCGCCGCCGAGTTGCGGAGCACGGATGTACCGCCCCCTGTCCTCGCCGCGTTGGCGGACAGCGCGGTGCGCTCCGTGCATCTGGTGGGCCGACGCGGCCCGAGCCAGGCCAGGTTCACCACCAAGGAGCTGCGCGAGCTGGGCACCCTCGCCGAGGCCGAGGTGGTGGTGGACGCCGCCGAGCTGGCGGCCGATCCGGACGGCGCCGAGCCCGCGTCGCTCGGCGCCAACGCCCGGCGCAACCTGGCGGCGTTGAGCGCCTGGGCGGACGCTCCCCCGCGCGGCCGGGCCCGACGGATCGCGCCCCGGTTCTTCCTGCGCCCCGTCGAGCTGCTGGACGACGGGGCGGGCGCGGTGCGCGCGGTGCGCTTCGAGCGGACCGCGGGCATCGGCGGCGGCCGGGTCACGGACACCGGCGAACAGGTGGAGATCGAGGCCCAGTTGGTCCTGCGGTCGGTGGGGTACCAGGGGGTGGCGCTGGACGGGCTGCCGTTCGACCCGGAGCGGGGCGTCGTCCCGCACGCCGCCGGGCGGGTGCTGCGGGGCGGGGATGTCGCGCCCGGGGAGTATGTGGCCGGCTGGATCAAGCGCGGCCCGACCGGGGTCATCGGCAGCAACCGCCCCTGCGGCAAGGAGACGGCGACCTCCGTGCTGGCGGATCTGCCGGCGCTGCCGGCCGCGCCGGCGGCCGATCCCCTGGCCGCGCTGCGGGCGGCGGGCGCCGATCCGGTGGAGTGGCCCGGCTGGCTCGGCATCGAGGCTGCGGAGGCGGCGCTGGGGCGCACGCTGTCCCGGGGGCCGGTGAAGATCGCGGACTGGCCCACCCTGCTGCGCGCCGCGGGGGACACGACGGGCGGCCGGCCCTAGAGAGGTTTTGCGGAGTCCTGCCGCCGCTGCTGGGCGGCGGCGTCGAGCACCACGTCGAGCAGGCCGGGGAAGAGCACGTCGAGGTCCTGGCGGCGCAGCGCGTTCAGCTTGGCCGTGCCCCGGTAGACCTGGCGGACGACGCCGGCCTCCCGCAGCACCCGGAAGTGGTGGGTGCAGGTGGACTTGGTGACCGGAAGCGGGAACGCCGAGCACGGCAGCTCGCGTTCGGTGGCGGCCAGCGCGCTGACCACGGAGAGCCGGACCGGGTCGGAGAGCGCGTGCAGCACCTGCTCCAGCCGGATCTGCGCGCGCGTGGGGTGCGCGAGCGAGCGGCTCGGGGCTTCGGGACCGGCGCTGAGCGTCATGGGGCCATGGTACGAGAGGGCGTTGGGGCGGACCCCGAAGCATCCCGAAGCATCGTACGATGGTCGTCGTACTATCCGGGTCCTCGCGCCCCGGTACCGACCTCGGGAGGATCCCCGCCATGAGCACGCTGTTCGAGCCCTGGTCGCTGCGTTCGCTTACCGTCCCCAACCGCGTCTGGATGGCGCCCATGTGTCAGTACTCCGCCGCCGTGTCGGGCCCTGACACCGGGGCGGCCAACGAGTGGCACCACACCCACTACACCACCAGGGCGGTCGGTGGCGCGGGCCTGATCCTGACGGAGGCGACCTCGGTCAGCCCCGAGGGCCGGATCAGCCATGCCGACCTCGGCCTGTGGAACGACCGGCAGCAGGAGTCGCTGACCGGGCTGACCCGCGCGCTGCGCGAGCGGGGCGCCGTGCCGGGGATACAACTCGCCCACGCCGGACGGAAGGCCGGCACGCGCCGCCCCTGGGAAGGCGGCGGACCGCTGGCCGGGGACGAGCGTCCCTGGCGTCCGTCGGCGCCGAGCCCGGTGCCGTTCGCCGACGGCTACGCGACGCCGGCGGAGCTGACCGAGGAGGGCGTCCGCGAGATCGTCGAGCAGTTCGCCGCCTCGGCGCGGCGCGCGCTGACGGCCGGCTTCCAGGTCGCCGAGGTGCACGGCGCCCACGGCTATCTGATCGGCGAGTTCCTCTCCCCGCACAGCAACCGCCGCACCGACCGCTACGGCGGCGACTTCGCGGGCCGGACGCGGTTCGCGCTCGAAGTGGTGGACGCCGTGCGGGCCGTGTGGCCCGACGAGCTCCCGCTGTTCTTCCGGATCTCGGCCACCGACTGGCTGACGGAGCACGGCTGGACGCCGGACGACACCGTGCGGTTCGCCCACGACCTGCGGGAGCACGGCGTCGACGTGCTCGACGTCTCGTCCGGTGGCAACGCGCCGCATGTGAGGGTGCCGACGGAGCCCGGTTACCAGGTGCCGTTCGCCGCGCGGGTGCGGCGGGAGGCGGGGCTGCCGGTCGCCGCGGTCGGGCTGATCACCGAGCCGGACCAGGCGGCCAAGATCCTCGCCTCCGGCGAGGCCGACGCGGTGCTGCTGGGCCGGCAGTTGCTGCGCGAGCCCTACTGGCCGCTGCGCGCGGCCGGGGAGCTCGGGGTCTCTCCCCCGGCGATCCCCGCGCAGTACGAACGCGCCTTCTGACGGGATCGACCCCGCCGTTCTAAGGCGCACGGTTGCCCCCCGGGCGCGCGGTACCCGGCCGCGCGCCCGGCACGCGGCCGGGCAACGGGCTGTCGGTGCTTGCCAGTAGGGTGACGGACCGTGGCAGCACGAGCATTGCACGAGATTGTCGAAGCGGGCTGGGCGAAGGCGCTGGAGCCGGTGGCGGACCGGATCACGGCCATGGGGGACTTCCTCCGCGCCGAGATCGCCGCCGGCCGCACCTACCTCCCGGCCGGCCAGCACGTCCTCCGCGCGTTTCAGCAACCCTTCGACGACGTCAGGGTGTTGATCGTCGGTCAGGACCCGTATCCCACGCCGGGGCACGCGGTGGGCCTCAGCTTCTCGGTGGCCCCCGAGGTGCGCCCCCTGCCCGGCAGCCTGGAGAACATCTACCGCGAGCTGAACACCGATCTGGGCCTGCCGAGACCCTCGAACGGGGATCTCACCCCCTGGGCGGACCAGGGGGTGCTCCTGCTGAACCGGGCGCTGACCACCGCGCCCAGGCGCCCGGCCGCGCACCGGGGCAAGGGCTGGGAGGAGGTCACCGAGCAGGCCATCCGCGCGCTGGCCGCGCGGGGCCGCCCGCTGGTGGCCGTCCTGTGGGGGCGGGACGCCAGGACGGCGCGGCCGATGCTGGGCGGGGTGCCGGCCGTGGAGTCGGCGCATCCCTCGCCCATGTCGGCGGACCGGGGCTTCTTCGGCTCCCGGCCGTTCAGCCGGGCCAACGCCCTGCTCGCCGAACAGGGCGGCTCCCCGGTGGACTGGAAGCTCCCGTGACGTCAGGGGCCGGGACCGCCTCGGCCTGGGTGCTGGGCGTCGACTCGGGAGGCTCGGGCCTGCGGATCGCGCTGGCCGAGGCGACGCCGGAGGGCGCGCCGCGCCCCGGCGGCCGGCGCCGCACCGACGAGCCGGTGCGGACGGGCCCCGGCGGGATCGACGCCGGCCATCTGCTGGCCCAACTCCTGCCCACGGCACGGGCCCTGCTCGACGAGGTGGCGCCCAGGGAGCGGATCGACGCGATCTGCGTGGGGGCGGCCGGCATGGCGACGCTGGGCGGCCGGCTGCGGGCGGAGCTGCCCGAGGCGCTGGCCGCCGGGCTCGGGGTCCGCCGGCTGGCCCTGGCCGCCGACGCGGTCACCGGCTACGCGGGGGCGCTCGGCGAGGCGCCCGGCGCCGTGGTCGCCGCGGGCACGGGCATGATCGCGCTCGGCACCGACCTGGTGACCTGGCGGCGGGCGGACGGCTGGGGCCATCTGCTGGGCGATCTCGGCGGCGGCGCCTGGATCGGGCGGCGCGGGCTGACGGCCGCGCTGCGCGCGCACGACGGCCGCCCCGGGGGCTCGGCGGCGCTGTTGGCGCGCGCCGAGGCCGAGTTCGGGCCGATGTCCGGGCTGCCGGCGCGGATCTATCCACGCCCCGACCGCGCGGCGGTGCTGGCCTCGTTCGCTCCCGAGGTGGCGCGCTGCGCCACGGCGGACGAGCCGGACGAGGTGGCTTCGGGCATCCTGCGGGAGGCCGCGCGGGAGATCGCCGACTCGGCGGTCGCGGTCTGCCCGGCGGACACGGACGGCCGCGTCGCGCTGACCGGCGGGCTCCTCCAGCTCGGCGATCCGCTCACCGGGCCGCTGCGGGCGGAGTTGGCGCGCCGGCTCCCCCGGGCCCTGCTGGTCCCGGCCGCCGGCACCCCGCTGGACGGCGCCCTGCTGATCGCCGCCCGCCTCGCCCACGGCACATCCCACCTGCCCAAGGACCCCGCCCTGCTGCACATCGTCGACCACCGTGGGTAAGAGCCACCGCCGGCAGCGTCACACCGACGCGTGGGACATAACGGGACAGATCTGGTCCCTGTCCCCCCGGACGAACAGCCGGGCACATCAAGGCATTAACATGCGGCGACATGAGCTCCTCCACTGGGCCAGCATCCGGCCTCCCCGTACGTATGCCGCGACCCCGTCAGTCCGGACGCCATCGCAGGCCGGAGCCGGTGTCCGCCCCCGAAGGGGCGCCGCCGCTGGTGCTCGCGGTGCCAGGGACGCCCTCCGCCTCGTCTCT
This region includes:
- a CDS encoding GNAT family N-acetyltransferase; amino-acid sequence: MTATTELIFSEANEADVPALVALVESAYRGEASRAGWTTEADLLDGRRTDADAVRELVADPGSRLLTAWRDGELVACCQLREPPADQGGPRTAYFGMFAVRPGLQGAGLGRQVLAEAERTAARDWGAERLRMTVISAREALIAWYERRGYTRTGETEPFPYGDERFGLPRRPDLRFDVLVKPLP
- a CDS encoding DUF5134 domain-containing protein, coding for MHGPVLVNWLLVVVCGATGGYCLARLRRAAPGERQGRGLEAAMGLGMALMALSMAGGVAGAAPPSWLLVALAAASTLGAALPLGAGARHRAHHLVEGAAMLAMAWAMAGGHPGHGPPGWAGPALVYFGLYALRAAPRLLPLPAGTAAGSAVGTAVGTAAGTGAAGDGQRPDEVGAACRLALSLGMFTMVLAG
- a CDS encoding M56 family metallopeptidase; this translates as MVITITLLVLGALTAAMAPRVVARGSWSDREPVLALWMWQCVVAAVLLCCVLAMALSGAAAWRAVHGGVFAPAPAVVVDAYALPPDGDRWAALIALALAFGGLWTAVALTREVRRARAGRRRRRAELLARSPRLPGEESGSAERLVVWEDERPDAWLLPGTPPRLVITTAALRRLNRRQLDAVLAHERGHALARHHWLQHCAGALAGGFPGVPVFAAFQAQVHRLVELSADDMASRRFGRMTTALALVGLNEGRGVFSHASEHAEVPQRVSRLLAPERRLSPARRLRLTAAVTLVPAVPLLVAFAPGLSALTG
- a CDS encoding HAD family hydrolase is translated as MTISGVLFDFSGTLLRVEPTLDWLRVGLDRVGVSLPAAETRRRAAELERVGALPGGSEPDEVPPGLRELWEVRDRDPSGHRELYVTLARQVPLPGAPEVYDALYDRHREPDAWREYPDTRPVLRALRERGLRVAVVSNIGWDLRPVFREHGLLELVDAFALSYEHGVQKPDPALFAHACAALGVAPERALMVGDSPRADGGATALGCAVHLVRHLPVDERPKDLLPVLDLVR
- a CDS encoding TetR/AcrR family transcriptional regulator, which gives rise to MSPRSASVNEEMRRRSRERLLQAAVELVAERGYEATTLGDIADRAGAARGLISYYFPGKRQLLQSAVHRLMHRRLSSTLDRDPRPEGEDAGRELMARAIDAILGLAEEQPVLMRAHMAGLLQCEGFIQCAEQQRLALLLRNTVVEFGSADPDGDYPMLRALLMGAVVAQLLPGAPMSSARLRAELFARFDLSWRLGIPPSESPPGGMPRPRVSP
- a CDS encoding LVIVD repeat-containing protein, which produces MTSWHRLRRRQGRLGVLAVLFGLVVALLVAHPAAATPDPGDEPPPTEDISESDRRAVEAAIASGEIPGVDEIAHSDNVTHLANIPRSEGLTSTNTDIAFQGTYAFAGNYDGFVVYDISRPSAPEIVTRVLCPGSQNDISVSGDLLFLSVDSSRSDDSCASEPQPATEADSWEGIRVFDISDLRAPRYVSAVETACGSHTHTLVPDRRDVYVYVSSYGPNQTFPDCQPPHDGISIVKVPKHAPERAALASFEVLFPDGGFPGDEDGSATSGCHDITAYPALDLAAGACMGDGILLDISRPAAPRVLDRVRDVEHFAFWHSATFSQDGRKIVFTDELGGGSGATCDARTGEEFGANGIYHVEGRGEHRRLSFQSYFKIPRHQAETENCVAHNGSLIPVPGRDIMVQSWYQGGVSFWEFTDSRRPREIGYFERGPVNGEQLSFGGSWSAYYYNGHVYSNDQKGLDVLRIDDRRTDPARRVRLHELNAQTQPTYR
- a CDS encoding DUF305 domain-containing protein — its product is MTDRPRPGSRSPLVALVTLVAVALATVALSGCSGGAASAADEGPPVVAPGAPGEPAETLSADEAAERAPGERPPGPADLTYMDGMVEHHGQALVMTELALEHAESDDVRRLAERIEAAQTPEIEVMRAWLERHDDLAHGPGENHGEHGDHAEHGGMAGMASAEELARLADARGADFDQLFLTLMVRHHEGAVTMAAAVLGETTDEDVERLATDVIASQSSEIARMADLR
- a CDS encoding FAD-dependent oxidoreductase — protein: MVRIAVVGSGPSGVYTAQALLDQHPGAELRVDVLDRLPCPYGLVRYGVAPDHQKIKSLQATLRRVLEDPRVRFLGNVPVGADGVRAERLRALYGAVVYCVGAARDRRLGIPGEELAGSWSATDFVSWYSGHPDAPRLELPGHTRSAVVIGAGNVALDVARMLARTAAELRSTDVPPPVLAALADSAVRSVHLVGRRGPSQARFTTKELRELGTLAEAEVVVDAAELAADPDGAEPASLGANARRNLAALSAWADAPPRGRARRIAPRFFLRPVELLDDGAGAVRAVRFERTAGIGGGRVTDTGEQVEIEAQLVLRSVGYQGVALDGLPFDPERGVVPHAAGRVLRGGDVAPGEYVAGWIKRGPTGVIGSNRPCGKETATSVLADLPALPAAPAADPLAALRAAGADPVEWPGWLGIEAAEAALGRTLSRGPVKIADWPTLLRAAGDTTGGRP
- a CDS encoding ArsR/SmtB family transcription factor, whose protein sequence is MTLSAGPEAPSRSLAHPTRAQIRLEQVLHALSDPVRLSVVSALAATERELPCSAFPLPVTKSTCTHHFRVLREAGVVRQVYRGTAKLNALRRQDLDVLFPGLLDVVLDAAAQQRRQDSAKPL
- a CDS encoding NADH:flavin oxidoreductase/NADH oxidase; this translates as MSTLFEPWSLRSLTVPNRVWMAPMCQYSAAVSGPDTGAANEWHHTHYTTRAVGGAGLILTEATSVSPEGRISHADLGLWNDRQQESLTGLTRALRERGAVPGIQLAHAGRKAGTRRPWEGGGPLAGDERPWRPSAPSPVPFADGYATPAELTEEGVREIVEQFAASARRALTAGFQVAEVHGAHGYLIGEFLSPHSNRRTDRYGGDFAGRTRFALEVVDAVRAVWPDELPLFFRISATDWLTEHGWTPDDTVRFAHDLREHGVDVLDVSSGGNAPHVRVPTEPGYQVPFAARVRREAGLPVAAVGLITEPDQAAKILASGEADAVLLGRQLLREPYWPLRAAGELGVSPPAIPAQYERAF
- a CDS encoding uracil-DNA glycosylase, whose translation is MAARALHEIVEAGWAKALEPVADRITAMGDFLRAEIAAGRTYLPAGQHVLRAFQQPFDDVRVLIVGQDPYPTPGHAVGLSFSVAPEVRPLPGSLENIYRELNTDLGLPRPSNGDLTPWADQGVLLLNRALTTAPRRPAAHRGKGWEEVTEQAIRALAARGRPLVAVLWGRDARTARPMLGGVPAVESAHPSPMSADRGFFGSRPFSRANALLAEQGGSPVDWKLP
- a CDS encoding N-acetylglucosamine kinase → MTSGAGTASAWVLGVDSGGSGLRIALAEATPEGAPRPGGRRRTDEPVRTGPGGIDAGHLLAQLLPTARALLDEVAPRERIDAICVGAAGMATLGGRLRAELPEALAAGLGVRRLALAADAVTGYAGALGEAPGAVVAAGTGMIALGTDLVTWRRADGWGHLLGDLGGGAWIGRRGLTAALRAHDGRPGGSAALLARAEAEFGPMSGLPARIYPRPDRAAVLASFAPEVARCATADEPDEVASGILREAAREIADSAVAVCPADTDGRVALTGGLLQLGDPLTGPLRAELARRLPRALLVPAAGTPLDGALLIAARLAHGTSHLPKDPALLHIVDHRG